One genomic segment of Acropora muricata isolate sample 2 unplaced genomic scaffold, ASM3666990v1 scaffold_754, whole genome shotgun sequence includes these proteins:
- the LOC136907820 gene encoding uncharacterized protein yields MDWAMKWLPRSYRETQKEWFGKKGISWHVSAFITKVEKDETEFQVQTFIHIFEKCNQDWFAVCSVLECLVHQLVQIAPNLKDIFLRSDNAGCYHNAALIINAPAIAAKGGLTLKNYSFSEANSGKDVCDRKIAPLKAHVTRYLNEGHDVMTAQQLKEAIDSYGGVRGCRAAVVEVNTKKQTTGTHKISGISQLNNFQYTQDGGITVWKAFRVGEGKRISKQELSKMGRPSSDTGVKIVLLSCEPHESTGMLKKTSKQTSEVPHVVTMPVTPPADQEDCQLFNCPEEGCVKNFRTSKNLQRHLDLGRHHFKLHEESQYDQIRRKWAQHCMSLKPQNPSYLFTASSSSEEVVSDVVIGWAQTRTKRSNRFSEKVKRFLLEQFMIGEETGRKVTPAEAANRMRSVRDDAGNRLFEKREWLTVQQVTSYFSRLAAMKRMSQLPTEVESLEEEDVEAVVQQSERYHLRQKIYNTLTL; encoded by the exons ATGGACTGGGCAATGAAGTGGTTGCCACGGAGTTATCGAGAGACCCAGAAGGAGTGGTTTGGCAAAAAGGGTATCAGCTGGCATGTGTCAGCCTTTATTACAAAAGTGGAAAAAGATGAAACTGAGTTCCAG GTGCAGACGTTTATCCACATTTTCGAAAAGTGCAACCAAGATTGGTTTGCAGTATGTTCAGTACTAGAATGCCTTGTACATCAACTTGTGCAAATCGCCCCAAATCTCAAAGATATTTTTTTGAGAAGCGATAATGCCGGCTGTTATCACAATGCAGCTCTGATCATTAATGCACCAGCTATTGCTGCAAAAGGAGGCTTGACGTTAAAGAACTACAGCTTTAGTGAGGCGAACAGTGGCAAAGACGTGTGTGACCGAAAGATCGCTCCGCTTAAGGCACATGTTACAAGATACCTTAACGAAG GTCATGACGTTATGACAGCCCAACAGTTAAAGGAAGCCATTGATTCGTATGGGGGAGTGAGAGGCTGCCGGGCAGCTGTTGTTGAagtaaacacaaaaaaacaaacaactggTACGCACAAGATTAGTGGTATTAGTCAGCTGAACAATTTTCAGTATACTCAAGATGGCGGAATAACAGTGTGGAAGGCGTTTCGAGTTGGAGAGGGTAAGAGGATCTCAAAGCAAGAGCTTAGTAAAATGGGCAGGCCATCGAGCGATACAGGGGTGAAAATTGTTCTTCTGTCTTGTGAACCACATGAGTCTACTGGGATGCTGAAGAAGACATCTAAGCAGACATCTGAGGTTCCTCATGTAGTCACCATGCCTGTTACACCACCAGCAGATCAGGAGGACTGTCAGTTGTTTAACTGCCCTGAAGAAGGATGTGTTAAGAATTTCAGAACAAGCAAAAACCTTCAACGGCACCTTGACTTGGGGCGTCATCACTTCAAACTTCATGAAGAGTCTCAGTATGATCAAATCAGGCGCAAATGGGCCCAGCATTGCATGTCTTTGAAGCCCCAAAATCcttcttatcttttcacagCAAGCTCGTCTTCTGAGGAGGTAGTGAGTGATGTGGTCATTGGATGGGCTCAAACAAGAACAAAACGGAGCAACAGGTTCTCCGAGAAAGTAAAGAGGTTTCTTCTAGAGCAATTTATGATTGGTGAGGAGACCGGTCGAAAAGTTACCCCAGCAGAAGCCGCAAACCGGATGCGTTCAGTGCGCGACGATGCTGGTAATCGGTTGTTTGAAAAGAGAGAATGGCTAACAGTACAGCAAGTCACTAGTTACTTTTCGAGGTTGGCCGCCATGAAAAGAATGAGCCAGTTGCCAACAGAAGTAGAAAGTCTCGAAGAAGAAGATGTTGAAGCGGTGGTTCAACAATCTGAAAGATACCATCTCCGCCAAAAAATTTACAACACGCTTACTTTGTAA
- the LOC136907883 gene encoding uncharacterized protein has translation MTILSIFVQHYSKSKLKAMVPGLTTWRIDQARKHSATVGEGVYEEREPVVRYRLDGEKVDHFLDFISSPHYLQDVAYGTRKLKMSTGESIEVPDMVRTVISSRLVKLYQSYCREVDFYPLGRSTLFSILKICAASQRKSLAGLDNVTSEGASAFDTLENILQTMASLGSSLQWVDSLKQRIRAAKRYLKADYKLHILEESPCADHCIRFALSTDDAHFKSACDHDHSMECDRCLDCKKAPNDIIVGLDSEDICYR, from the exons ATGACGATCTTATCCATCTTCGTGCAACATTACAGTAAATCGAAGTTAAAAGCTATGGTACCAGGTCTGACGACATGGAGGATTGATCAGGCAAGAAAGCATTCTGCAACTGTGGGCGAAGGAGTCTATGAAGAGAGGGAGCCCGTAGTACGTTATCGACTGGATGGGGAAAAAGTTGACCATTTCTTGGATTTTATTAGTAGCCCGCACTATCTTCAAGATGTTGCATACGGTACAAGAAAGCTTAAAATGTCAACCGGTGAATCCATTGAGGTGCCTGATATGGTACGAACCGTAATCAGTTCCAGGCTAGTCAAGCTTTATCAGTCATACTGCCGTGAAGTGGACTTCTATCCTCTTGGTAGATCAACGCTATTTTCTATCTTAAAG ATTTGTGCAGCTTCACAGAGGAAGAGCCTTGCAGGATTAGACAATGTTACAAGCGAAGGGGCATCAGCTTTTGATACCTTGGAAAACATTCTACAAACAATGGCTTCCCTTG GCTCATCGCTTCAATGGGTTGATAGCCTGAAACAGAGGATTCGAGCAGCTAAACGGTATTTAAAAGCCGATTACAAATTGCACATCTTGGAGGAAAGTCCCTGTGCTGATCACTGTATACGCTTCGCCCTATCAACTGACGATGCTCACTTTAAGTCAGCCTGTGACCATGACCATTCCATGGAGTGTGATCGATGCTTGGATTGTAAGAAAGCTCCTAATGACATCATTGTTGGACTAGACTCTGAAGATATCTGTTACAGGTAA